From Glycine max cultivar Williams 82 chromosome 11, Glycine_max_v4.0, whole genome shotgun sequence, the proteins below share one genomic window:
- the LOC100810352 gene encoding agamous-like MADS-box protein AGL80 yields the protein MAPGKLKLTFIGNDSKRKNVCKKRKQSLLKKTEELSMLCGVEACAIVYGPNDPRPVIWPSEFGVENVLRKFMSMPHWEQSKKMVNQESFIAQSIMKSKEKLQKIVKENKDIEMSLFMAHCFKTGMFQPDINMTTADMNVLASIIEQNLKDIDKRMEMLKANQVIPNQPDVETSTLQPQIMHTLTYQPPMQTFAFQPQIQIPEFQTQIQTPEFPTQTYQSKMQTQTFQPQMQSPALFQPRMQSLAFFQPQIMQTPSYQPQIMQTPSYQPHMQTPALEDMTLLNYGNGSGMQMQQFNGNGYETTMLAFGGANFPL from the coding sequence ATGGCCCCGGGAAAGCTGAAACTCACATTCATAGGCAAcgattctaaaagaaaaaacgtATGCAAGAAACGGAAGCAGTCACTGCTGAAGAAGACGGAGGAACTCAGCATGCTTTGTGGCGTTGAAGCATGTGCTATAGTGTATGGCCCCAATGATCCTCGGCCAGTGATTTGGCCATCCGAATTCGGTGTCGAAAATGTACTGCGAAAGTTCATGAGCATGCCACATTGGGAGCAAAGCAAAAAGATGGTGAACCAAGAGAGTTTCATTGCACAAAGTATCATGAAGAGTAAAGAAAAGTTGCAGAAAATTGTGAAGGAAAACAAGGATATTGAAATGTCCTTGTTCATGGCTCATTGCTTTAAGACAGGAATGTTTCAGCCTGATATCAATATGACCACAGCTGATATGAATGTTCTTGCATCGATAATTGAACAGAACCTGAAAGACATTGATAAAAGGATGGAAATGCTGAAAGCCAACCAGGTGATACCAAACCAGCCCGATGTTGAAACATCAACATTGCAACCCCAGATAATGCATACACTGACATACCAACCCCCTATGCAAACATTTGCATTCCAACCGCAGATTCAAATACCAGAATTCCAAACCCAGATCCAAACACCAGAATTCCCAACTCAAACATACCAATCCAAGATGCAAACACAAACATTTCAACCCCAGATGCAGTCACCAGCATTATTCCAACCCCGGATGCAATCACTTGCATTTTTCCAACCCCAGATAATGCAAACACCATCATACCAACCCCAGATAATGCAAACACCATCATACCAACCCCACATGCAAACACCAGCACTTGAAGATATGACACTGCTTAATTATGGCAATGGATCGGGTATGCAAATGCAGCAGTTCAATGGTAATGGGTATGAGACAACAATGCTTGCATTTGGAGGTGCTAACTTCCCTCTCTAA